One genomic window of Methanosalsum zhilinae DSM 4017 includes the following:
- a CDS encoding hydantoinase/oxoprolinase family protein: MEYSLGIDAGGTYTDVVIIDQKKNIIQTNKSLTTYPLLTNGIKNALDGLSLEYLKNVSLVSVSTTLATNTILENTGYPVGLIMIGDYEIQDSPSFQYYTHITGGHDSLGRKTYDLDIKSAMNFIHKVKDRVSAFAVSSYFSVRNPEHEIAVKKAIQEITEMPVVCGHELSQGLGAYERATTAYLNAQLIPIAYQFINTVINVIEDKGIEARILMLKCDGSVVNIEEALKKPIESIFSGPAASLIGASFLAKKDTCAVIDVGGTSSDVSMIHSSIPELTDEGAKVGGWKTKVRAIKMETSAMGGDSHVWIRNHMIHIGPSRVIPLCRASQMYPSIIKGLEASQHILRSQLGENIQPTKFFMKTGKKPSTLSESEKKLFDMIPDEPVSISDIYWDENIFPSPMILEKLIKKRLIQAIGFTPTDALHALGEYNEWDHKASLLGADLLAKFADTEGRELCSTIKHNFTTNMINNIASFVLEGVESSEIEKILYSNFHAHLNFDIPVILIGGPVGAYVEDLSRMINAEVIVPDHSDVGNAVGAVVAKGMKIITVLIKSSYSESKYSLRPSAWIVFSPDERNEFDTYEDAIKYANECGTRIVIDYMVSSGISPSNVIIRINKNETYPPKGSVPVETNITFVATADFGDITYLESNT, from the coding sequence ATGGAATACAGTCTTGGAATAGATGCAGGTGGAACGTATACAGATGTGGTGATCATAGATCAAAAAAAGAATATCATCCAGACCAACAAATCACTTACAACATACCCTCTTTTGACCAATGGCATCAAAAATGCACTTGATGGGCTCAGTTTAGAATACCTGAAAAATGTAAGCCTTGTATCAGTATCTACAACCCTTGCAACTAACACCATCCTTGAAAATACAGGATATCCGGTCGGACTAATAATGATAGGAGACTATGAAATACAGGATTCACCTTCATTTCAATATTATACTCACATCACTGGTGGCCATGACAGTCTGGGAAGAAAGACATATGATCTTGATATTAAATCTGCGATGAATTTCATCCACAAAGTAAAGGATAGAGTATCTGCATTTGCAGTATCATCATATTTTAGTGTACGCAATCCAGAACATGAAATCGCAGTTAAAAAAGCAATTCAGGAAATAACAGAGATGCCTGTGGTATGCGGACATGAACTGTCACAGGGTCTGGGTGCCTATGAAAGAGCAACCACAGCCTATCTCAATGCCCAGCTGATTCCGATTGCATATCAGTTCATTAATACAGTTATCAATGTAATTGAAGATAAAGGAATTGAAGCAAGAATTCTTATGCTAAAATGTGATGGATCTGTTGTCAATATCGAGGAAGCGCTTAAAAAGCCGATCGAATCTATTTTTTCAGGCCCTGCTGCAAGTCTTATCGGTGCGTCCTTCCTTGCAAAAAAAGATACCTGTGCAGTAATTGATGTTGGTGGCACAAGTAGCGATGTTTCAATGATCCACAGTTCAATTCCAGAACTTACAGATGAAGGTGCAAAGGTCGGAGGATGGAAAACGAAAGTAAGAGCTATCAAAATGGAAACCTCTGCGATGGGTGGAGACAGCCATGTATGGATCAGAAATCACATGATCCATATTGGACCAAGTCGAGTGATTCCACTGTGCAGGGCTTCTCAGATGTATCCATCAATTATAAAAGGATTGGAGGCAAGCCAGCACATACTGAGATCACAGCTTGGAGAAAATATACAGCCTACTAAATTTTTTATGAAAACCGGGAAAAAACCATCCACACTTTCAGAATCTGAAAAAAAACTATTTGATATGATTCCTGATGAACCTGTTTCAATAAGTGACATTTACTGGGATGAAAATATATTTCCTTCACCAATGATACTTGAGAAGCTGATCAAAAAAAGGCTCATACAGGCAATTGGATTCACCCCAACTGATGCACTTCATGCACTGGGAGAATATAATGAATGGGATCATAAGGCTTCCCTGCTTGGAGCCGATCTGCTTGCAAAGTTTGCAGATACAGAAGGTAGGGAACTTTGCTCCACCATAAAGCACAATTTTACAACCAATATGATTAACAACATAGCTTCTTTTGTTCTGGAAGGTGTAGAATCTTCTGAAATAGAAAAAATACTTTACAGTAATTTCCATGCACACCTCAATTTCGATATCCCTGTCATCCTTATTGGAGGGCCTGTTGGTGCTTACGTGGAGGATCTTTCCAGAATGATTAACGCTGAAGTGATAGTCCCAGACCATTCCGATGTTGGCAATGCTGTTGGAGCTGTTGTTGCAAAGGGAATGAAAATTATAACTGTCCTAATAAAATCCAGTTATAGTGAATCAAAATATTCTCTCAGACCATCTGCTTGGATAGTATTTTCTCCTGATGAGAGAAATGAATTCGATACATATGAAGATGCAATTAAGTATGCCAATGAGTGCGGGACCCGAATAGTCATAGACTATATGGTATCTTCTGGCATCAGCCCTTCAAATGTCATAATAAGAATAAATAAAAATGAAACATATCCTCCAAAAGGAAGTGTGCCGGTAGAAACTAATATCACCTTTGTAGCAACAGCAGATTTTGGAGATATTACATATCTGGAATCAAACACTTAA
- a CDS encoding methylamine methyltransferase corrinoid protein reductive activase codes for MYGIALDLGTSGFRAQLIDLENKETVKTVITMNHPLPGGNVMDHLDFAIQSGPDIAHGIIIETIEKIFLKFDRDLSKIERLAVCGNPIQLSLFQNMEIRDLAYAGKSKQKKLGVENVKREARIFPADELFNRDVKLPNAEIIIPPAIKHEIGADALAMMIKTDFMNQQEISLVTDYGTNAEMALKIGDRIITGSAAAGPAIEGQGIDCGMLASPGAISNVNEEDGVWRLTVLNERMEEKKGYLIDPVTGEIRDEGEVKPKGITGTGVIAAISLAVNTGIIKKLPHLPNGKLILGEDIVLRDKDIEEAGKAIGAIRAAHLALLVESGVKYEDLKNMYMSGASGTYVDADKARKIGLVPNFSKKIVQFGNTSIALAKDLVMDSSKLDEISEIASRITADHLMMAKSSTFTDIYLSELSYWTHGMPLEMYNEMLEMYNIPKPPEIFQNPVIERRMVKDISDVGKEGIDIVREIGTVITEVTDGCIFCHKCETECPEDAITIVERNGELIAEYSTEKCLGTSCRRCVAICPESAIHYKDIQIKR; via the coding sequence ATGTATGGCATTGCACTGGATCTGGGAACAAGCGGTTTTCGTGCTCAGTTGATAGACCTTGAGAATAAAGAAACTGTAAAAACAGTAATTACCATGAACCATCCATTACCTGGAGGAAATGTGATGGATCATCTGGATTTTGCGATCCAGTCAGGTCCGGATATTGCTCACGGAATAATAATTGAAACTATAGAAAAAATTTTTCTAAAATTTGACCGGGATCTATCAAAGATTGAAAGGCTGGCAGTATGTGGAAATCCTATCCAGTTATCATTATTCCAGAATATGGAAATAAGGGATCTTGCCTATGCAGGTAAAAGCAAACAGAAAAAACTTGGAGTTGAGAATGTAAAAAGGGAGGCACGGATTTTTCCAGCCGATGAACTGTTTAACAGGGATGTAAAACTTCCAAATGCTGAAATAATAATTCCTCCAGCCATCAAGCACGAGATTGGTGCAGATGCCCTTGCCATGATGATCAAGACCGATTTCATGAATCAGCAGGAAATTTCACTTGTAACTGATTATGGAACCAATGCGGAAATGGCCTTAAAGATTGGAGATCGCATCATAACAGGCAGTGCTGCTGCAGGGCCTGCAATTGAAGGCCAGGGGATAGACTGTGGGATGCTGGCAAGTCCGGGTGCGATATCCAATGTGAATGAGGAGGATGGTGTATGGAGACTCACTGTGCTCAACGAGCGCATGGAAGAGAAAAAAGGATACCTGATAGATCCTGTAACAGGTGAGATCAGAGATGAAGGAGAAGTAAAGCCTAAAGGAATCACCGGAACCGGTGTCATTGCTGCGATCTCACTGGCAGTGAATACAGGAATTATAAAAAAATTACCTCACCTACCCAATGGAAAGCTGATACTTGGAGAAGATATTGTTCTAAGGGATAAGGATATTGAGGAAGCAGGTAAGGCAATAGGTGCAATAAGAGCTGCTCACCTGGCATTGCTTGTGGAATCCGGAGTCAAATATGAGGATCTCAAGAACATGTATATGTCCGGTGCTTCAGGTACATATGTGGATGCAGATAAAGCCCGCAAAATAGGGCTTGTTCCAAATTTTTCGAAAAAGATAGTTCAGTTTGGAAATACTTCAATAGCACTTGCAAAGGATCTTGTTATGGATTCTTCAAAACTTGATGAGATCAGTGAAATAGCCAGCAGGATAACTGCAGATCATTTGATGATGGCAAAAAGCAGTACATTTACGGACATATACCTATCTGAACTCTCATACTGGACACATGGAATGCCCCTTGAAATGTATAATGAGATGCTGGAAATGTACAATATTCCAAAACCACCTGAGATTTTTCAAAATCCAGTGATCGAAAGAAGGATGGTCAAAGATATTTCAGATGTTGGTAAAGAAGGTATAGATATAGTTAGGGAAATCGGTACTGTGATTACTGAGGTTACAGATGGTTGTATCTTTTGCCATAAATGCGAAACCGAATGCCCTGAGGATGCCATAACCATCGTTGAACGAAATGGTGAACTCATAGCTGAATATTCTACAGAAAAATGCCTTGGTACAAGCTGCAGGCGGTGTGTGGCTATATGTCCAGAAAGTGCTATACATTACAAGGATATCCAGATAAAAAGATGA
- a CDS encoding DUF1638 domain-containing protein, with the protein MPTMSIIGCQVFEDEIVYLIDNDPDIDQVVVLQNGKSDNLIDKIKKQGYTPDVVSSTELGSHSGTNHEHFTLIIDLLGVGLHASQSNLRSTVYSEIEKLEKYSDGILVLYGLCGGALHNIEQDFENVSILKDENEDIVDDCICASLGGKEKYIEVLKKYSKQGTYFLTPAQTVYWKDLARASKLTPDPDDTKTTKKAFDYLGYNKVAKINTGLSYEEDYGKRVDNFAKKFDFDVIELEGTLKLIMDCYLKIKWKLQKKS; encoded by the coding sequence ATGCCTACTATGAGCATAATAGGATGTCAGGTGTTTGAAGACGAAATAGTTTATCTGATAGACAATGATCCTGATATTGATCAGGTGGTTGTGCTCCAGAACGGTAAAAGTGATAACTTGATTGATAAAATTAAAAAACAGGGATATACACCAGATGTTGTAAGTTCCACAGAACTTGGTTCCCACTCAGGAACAAATCACGAGCATTTTACACTAATAATTGACCTTCTTGGTGTAGGTCTGCATGCGTCTCAGTCCAATCTGAGATCAACAGTATACAGTGAAATTGAAAAATTAGAAAAGTACTCTGACGGCATCCTGGTTCTGTATGGACTTTGCGGAGGAGCATTACACAATATTGAGCAGGATTTTGAGAATGTAAGTATACTAAAAGATGAAAATGAAGATATAGTGGATGATTGTATCTGTGCTTCACTTGGTGGAAAAGAGAAATATATTGAAGTCTTGAAAAAATATAGCAAGCAGGGTACATATTTTTTGACACCTGCTCAGACCGTTTACTGGAAAGACCTTGCAAGAGCATCAAAACTTACACCTGATCCAGATGATACAAAGACAACTAAAAAGGCATTTGATTATCTTGGATATAATAAAGTAGCAAAAATTAATACCGGTCTTTCATATGAAGAGGATTACGGTAAAAGGGTAGATAATTTTGCAAAGAAATTTGATTTTGATGTTATCGAACTTGAAGGTACTTTAAAACTTATTATGGACTGTTACCTCAAAATCAAATGGAAACTGCAGAAAAAATCTTAA
- a CDS encoding type II/IV secretion system ATPase subunit, which produces MKSRDKEKVEDAETSLNKQNDNDYVEDTVSGNKNNTSATSPEYISGTVSTKLPSFIYGHKFLDDISEYEGLEYLKNTDYPLQLKNRLDQKRQDIFQKPYNDPDYEENKSYYKKILEIFQKKDFVDEKYSYIKHGPLVDFTIPGSTTYKEISIYPVNPPYSYVRIVYEPKKHEYQYHVIEPILTEKEKELFYFLQKRLAENLNLKLDNYNEKKSGFQLREHIDHLLNNYKIALLPKNRERIIYYMIRDFVEYDRIDPMMKDPNLEDISCDGPGAQIYVYHVNYGSIVSNVSFENDDELDSFVIKVAQLCDKHISIANPLLDATLPDGSRVQLTLGREVTSLGSNFTIRRFKENPMIPSELVDNNTFSTEMMTYFWFAINSNNSIIFAGGTASGKTTSMNAVSMFINPEMKIVSIEDTRELNLHHPNWIPTVTRQSFAGEDRGSIEMYELLKAALRQRPEYIIVGEVRGSEAYVLFQAMSTGHTTLSTIHADSVTSVIHRLENPPINIPRIMIQALKVVAILEKVNVSDKRVRRCTSITEIVGLDPRTGELLTNDVFIWNSKKDTFQYTGKSYIFDNIMQNMSLTEQEMNKEIMNRQHVLQWISMRSIKDYTEFSKIIVEYTRESEKIMERIQKDLEVYD; this is translated from the coding sequence ATGAAAAGCAGGGATAAGGAAAAGGTAGAAGACGCAGAAACCTCTCTGAATAAGCAAAATGATAATGACTATGTAGAGGATACGGTTTCTGGAAATAAAAATAACACTTCTGCAACATCTCCTGAATATATATCTGGAACTGTATCAACAAAATTACCATCGTTTATTTATGGACACAAATTTTTAGATGATATTTCAGAATATGAAGGATTGGAATATCTTAAAAATACAGATTACCCACTCCAGCTAAAAAACAGGCTTGATCAAAAACGCCAGGATATTTTCCAGAAGCCTTATAATGATCCGGATTATGAGGAAAATAAGTCATATTACAAAAAAATCCTGGAAATATTTCAGAAAAAGGATTTCGTGGATGAAAAATACAGCTACATAAAGCATGGACCTCTGGTAGATTTTACAATCCCGGGTAGTACCACATATAAAGAGATAAGCATCTATCCGGTAAATCCCCCATATTCTTATGTCAGAATAGTATACGAACCAAAAAAGCATGAATACCAATATCATGTAATAGAACCTATACTCACAGAAAAGGAGAAAGAACTTTTTTATTTTCTTCAAAAAAGACTTGCAGAAAACCTTAACTTAAAATTAGATAACTACAACGAAAAAAAATCAGGTTTTCAGCTGCGTGAGCATATAGACCATTTGCTAAATAACTATAAAATAGCTCTTCTTCCAAAAAACAGGGAACGTATCATATATTATATGATACGTGATTTTGTGGAGTATGATAGGATCGACCCAATGATGAAGGATCCAAATCTTGAAGATATATCATGTGATGGTCCTGGAGCTCAGATCTATGTATATCATGTTAATTATGGATCAATTGTATCAAATGTATCTTTTGAAAATGATGATGAGCTTGATTCTTTTGTTATAAAGGTAGCACAATTATGTGATAAGCACATATCTATTGCAAACCCTTTACTGGATGCAACACTACCTGATGGATCCCGTGTACAATTAACACTTGGAAGAGAAGTGACTAGCCTTGGAAGTAATTTTACAATAAGAAGATTTAAAGAAAATCCAATGATTCCATCTGAACTTGTTGACAACAATACGTTTTCAACAGAGATGATGACATATTTCTGGTTTGCGATCAACTCGAACAACAGTATAATTTTTGCAGGAGGTACTGCTTCAGGTAAAACAACCTCAATGAACGCAGTCTCCATGTTTATTAACCCGGAAATGAAAATAGTATCCATTGAAGATACTAGAGAGTTGAACCTGCACCACCCCAACTGGATCCCCACTGTAACCAGGCAGTCATTTGCAGGAGAGGACAGGGGATCCATAGAAATGTATGAACTCCTGAAAGCAGCACTTCGCCAGAGACCGGAATATATTATTGTAGGAGAAGTAAGAGGTTCTGAAGCTTATGTATTATTCCAGGCGATGTCAACAGGCCACACAACACTTTCAACAATACATGCAGATTCAGTGACATCTGTGATCCACAGGCTGGAAAATCCACCTATCAATATACCAAGGATTATGATCCAGGCACTAAAAGTAGTGGCCATCCTGGAAAAAGTCAATGTAAGTGATAAAAGAGTTAGAAGATGCACATCCATCACAGAAATCGTAGGACTTGATCCACGTACCGGAGAGTTGCTCACCAATGATGTGTTTATATGGAATTCAAAAAAAGATACATTTCAATACACAGGTAAATCCTATATATTCGACAACATCATGCAAAACATGTCCCTGACTGAACAGGAGATGAACAAAGAAATCATGAACCGACAACATGTACTCCAGTGGATCAGCATGAGATCAATAAAGGATTACACCGAATTTTCAAAGATTATAGTAGAATACACCCGTGAATCCGAGAAAATAATGGAGAGAATTCAAAAGGATCTGGAAGTTTATGATTAA
- a CDS encoding type II secretion system F family protein, with the protein MEEMTIDIGLRKARRYPVIRSFIRKPFVTLQKYPAYSFIFSILFSLIFLGVGTKYAWNTPQMDDVVLFSVLIAISLPAVTYHKKNSTIDQIEENMPLFLRDLAEMNKAGQNLSQSLTRVADNDYGALSVHIQNMDAAISWGLSFEEALNNFARKINTPLISRSVSIIVQANRAGGKVSDILDTAGQDTKNIKAMEKDRKSNMFVYVVICYLSFVVFLFVVLLVSSTFVPMMAEAGDTGVEVTSNMQFLSSFDQAGFIRLLYHAALIQGFVSGLVAGQMGEGKITEGLKHSIILTIVAWGAFAFFI; encoded by the coding sequence ATGGAAGAGATGACCATTGATATCGGCCTCCGGAAAGCAAGACGTTATCCAGTAATCAGGTCTTTTATAAGGAAACCTTTTGTAACACTACAAAAATATCCGGCATACTCATTCATATTCAGTATTCTATTTTCTTTGATATTTTTAGGAGTAGGCACAAAATATGCATGGAATACACCACAAATGGATGATGTAGTGTTGTTCAGTGTATTGATTGCTATATCATTACCTGCTGTCACCTATCACAAGAAGAACAGTACAATTGACCAGATTGAAGAGAACATGCCGCTATTCTTACGTGACCTTGCAGAGATGAATAAGGCCGGCCAGAACCTGTCACAATCATTGACCAGGGTTGCTGATAATGACTACGGAGCGCTATCAGTACATATTCAAAATATGGATGCTGCTATCTCATGGGGGCTCTCTTTTGAAGAAGCTCTCAACAACTTTGCTAGGAAAATCAATACACCCCTGATATCAAGATCAGTATCAATTATAGTTCAGGCAAACCGAGCAGGAGGAAAGGTATCAGACATACTTGATACTGCAGGCCAGGATACTAAAAACATAAAAGCTATGGAAAAAGATAGAAAAAGCAACATGTTCGTCTATGTTGTAATATGTTATCTCTCATTTGTAGTATTTCTGTTTGTAGTTCTGCTGGTTTCGTCCACATTTGTACCAATGATGGCTGAAGCAGGAGATACAGGTGTGGAAGTTACATCTAATATGCAGTTTCTTTCATCTTTTGATCAGGCCGGTTTCATACGTTTGCTCTACCATGCAGCATTGATCCAGGGATTTGTAAGCGGATTGGTTGCAGGTCAGATGGGGGAAGGTAAGATCACAGAAGGCCTGAAACATTCAATTATCCTTACAATCGTTGCCTGGGGTGCATTTGCCTTTTTCATATAA
- a CDS encoding type II secretion system F family protein, with protein sequence MINTYFKWAYFLFGWYFNTKESKYRRLRENILKSRMNVSYDIYLSGAMCTSFLFTVAGIVSINLLLLFLGTPEILISLLNHPAIPSAFHQYQEYIIHIGLTIFSFILILYTMYHLCMIYPAFVAGGRGRNIDQMLPYAINYISSMSDAGVLPLDLYRSLADNDVYGEISTEAKYLVKNVEILGHDLVTATKNLARTTPSEKLEGFLHGSITVITSGGELKPYLNQKSEQFFIEKKQEQKEFLDILGLLGETYVAAFVAGPLFLIIVVAIMSLIGGGANIATLKIIIYSVIPVGNALFIILVHSMTPEV encoded by the coding sequence ATGATTAATACATATTTTAAATGGGCATACTTCCTTTTTGGATGGTATTTTAATACTAAAGAATCTAAATACCGCCGCCTCAGAGAAAACATTCTAAAAAGCAGGATGAATGTTTCCTATGATATATATTTGTCAGGAGCAATGTGTACATCTTTTCTTTTCACAGTGGCAGGTATTGTTTCTATAAATCTTCTGCTACTCTTTTTGGGAACGCCGGAAATACTTATCTCCCTTCTTAATCATCCGGCAATACCTTCTGCTTTCCATCAATATCAGGAGTATATAATACATATTGGATTGACCATATTTTCTTTTATCCTGATTTTATATACAATGTACCATCTATGCATGATATATCCAGCATTTGTTGCAGGAGGACGAGGAAGGAATATAGACCAGATGCTTCCCTATGCAATAAATTATATTTCATCAATGTCAGATGCTGGAGTTCTGCCCCTTGACCTCTACCGATCACTTGCCGATAATGACGTCTATGGAGAAATATCCACAGAAGCAAAATATCTTGTAAAAAATGTGGAAATACTGGGACATGATCTGGTAACTGCAACAAAAAACCTTGCCAGAACAACACCTTCTGAGAAGCTTGAAGGGTTTTTGCATGGTTCAATAACAGTAATCACATCAGGGGGAGAACTCAAACCATACCTCAACCAGAAATCCGAACAGTTTTTTATCGAAAAGAAGCAGGAACAGAAAGAATTCCTGGACATACTGGGACTCCTGGGAGAAACCTATGTTGCTGCTTTTGTAGCAGGACCTTTGTTTCTAATAATTGTTGTGGCCATTATGTCCCTGATTGGAGGAGGAGCAAATATTGCAACCTTAAAGATAATAATATATTCAGTTATTCCTGTGGGAAATGCTCTATTCATTATTCTCGTGCATTCAATGACACCGGAGGTATGA
- the minD gene encoding cell division ATPase MinD, which yields MPAEVYAITSGKGGTGKTTTAINLGVSLAGLGKRTLVIDADMGMANVGLLLGLDITDGTFHDYISGVADVEDIIYEGPGGLKIIPGSIFLENISEFDTDTIRRLIEELSSKFDYILLDTAPGIGKETACILEAVNNSFLIVNPEISSIVDSMKIKIFIDMKGNKIRGVFLNRVADSDEMNKEKVEEILELPVTDEIPEDPLIKKAFAQRMPVVLHTPGSDSSIAFKSIAARMAGYDTKLDESHNKKVKKGLLQKIRSLLLKRN from the coding sequence ATGCCAGCAGAAGTCTATGCAATTACATCCGGGAAAGGTGGAACTGGAAAGACCACTACTGCAATCAATCTGGGTGTAAGTCTGGCAGGTCTTGGAAAACGTACACTTGTAATAGATGCGGATATGGGAATGGCAAATGTTGGACTTCTGCTGGGACTGGATATAACAGATGGTACCTTCCATGATTATATATCCGGAGTTGCAGATGTTGAAGATATTATTTATGAAGGACCAGGTGGTCTGAAGATAATACCTGGAAGTATTTTCCTGGAGAATATAAGTGAATTTGATACAGATACAATCCGCAGACTCATTGAAGAACTCTCCAGCAAGTTTGATTATATACTTCTGGACACTGCTCCAGGGATTGGAAAAGAGACAGCCTGCATTCTGGAAGCAGTGAACAACTCTTTTTTGATAGTTAACCCTGAAATTTCTTCCATAGTAGATTCTATGAAGATCAAGATATTTATTGATATGAAGGGAAATAAGATAAGAGGAGTTTTCTTAAATCGGGTTGCAGATTCAGATGAGATGAACAAAGAAAAGGTAGAGGAAATACTTGAACTTCCTGTAACTGATGAGATACCTGAAGACCCCCTGATCAAGAAGGCATTCGCACAAAGGATGCCCGTTGTACTGCATACTCCTGGTTCGGATTCATCCATTGCATTCAAAAGTATAGCTGCCAGAATGGCAGGATATGATACAAAGTTAGATGAATCTCATAATAAAAAAGTAAAGAAAGGATTATTACAAAAAATTAGATCTTTGTTATTAAAAAGGAATTGA
- a CDS encoding DUF1638 domain-containing protein, with the protein MPLMSLIGCKVFEDEFIHLLENDPDIDRVIVIDSEDSESFAKKLNEINYPYEMCHSEGISHVVKNSKNSEYIAVIYIMEFAYDAKPEVLKEEVYKQIDIMKEYSDGILIFYGLCGNVLGNVEQDFESVPCAVRILKDEHGDVVDDCICATLGGKKQYMDTLRRFKGKGIYFLTPVQASYWREMLKIARVTPDPDDIEMTKLVFDYSGYENVGKICTGLSYEKDYDQKIEEFASLFDFDIVELEGDLRLIENCYFELKNEILDHKS; encoded by the coding sequence ATGCCCCTGATGAGCCTGATAGGTTGTAAGGTATTTGAAGACGAATTTATTCACCTGCTTGAAAATGATCCAGATATCGATAGGGTGATTGTTATTGATAGTGAGGACTCAGAAAGTTTTGCAAAAAAACTGAATGAGATCAATTACCCATATGAAATGTGTCATTCTGAAGGTATATCTCATGTGGTTAAAAATAGTAAGAACAGTGAATATATTGCTGTCATATACATAATGGAATTTGCCTATGACGCAAAACCTGAAGTCCTGAAAGAAGAAGTTTACAAACAGATCGATATCATGAAAGAATACTCCGATGGTATATTGATCTTTTATGGATTATGTGGTAACGTTCTTGGTAATGTGGAGCAGGATTTTGAAAGTGTACCATGTGCTGTACGTATACTAAAAGATGAACACGGAGACGTTGTTGACGATTGTATATGCGCTACACTGGGAGGAAAGAAACAGTATATGGACACTCTAAGACGATTCAAAGGAAAAGGAATCTATTTTTTGACACCTGTCCAGGCATCCTACTGGAGAGAAATGCTCAAGATTGCAAGGGTTACACCTGATCCAGATGACATTGAGATGACGAAGCTGGTTTTTGACTATTCAGGTTATGAAAATGTTGGAAAGATATGTACCGGCTTATCCTATGAAAAGGATTATGATCAAAAGATAGAGGAGTTCGCATCTCTTTTTGACTTTGATATTGTTGAGCTGGAAGGCGATTTAAGACTTATAGAAAACTGTTATTTTGAACTGAAAAATGAGATTCTGGATCATAAAAGTTAA
- the mgtE gene encoding magnesium transporter, whose product MDGDNLDKHHHIVRDVVDCSYLSISWDTSVADTIYQFSQFKPDIGKTTVYYVYAVNNDGQLVGVMSLRDLLNARGDVPVSRIMNRSVIFLIDNEDIEVAMNKMSDLPYRALPVVNDENKLMGVVRSEAMLDVVEEEASEDILKSAGMLFSDAEISRSHAVLESSAFGILKIRLPWLMFGLVGGLMAGVVIEGYEEILSSMIALAFFVPVIMHMGGNVGSQASTIFIRGLAVGHINNENFMKFLLSEILVGLFIGALTGLLAAGAAYMWQGSIELSYVIFFTIVSVCFLASILGYIIPWIIGVLGFDPAAVSTPMITTIKDVTSLLIYFAIAMFFLQGF is encoded by the coding sequence ATGGATGGAGATAATCTTGATAAACATCATCATATAGTTCGTGATGTAGTGGATTGTTCATATTTATCGATCAGCTGGGATACGTCAGTTGCTGATACTATATACCAGTTCAGCCAGTTTAAACCTGATATAGGAAAAACAACAGTTTACTATGTTTATGCGGTAAACAATGATGGCCAGCTTGTAGGAGTGATGTCACTTCGTGATTTACTCAATGCCAGAGGCGATGTTCCTGTATCAAGGATAATGAATAGATCGGTGATATTCCTAATAGACAATGAAGATATTGAAGTAGCAATGAACAAAATGTCAGATCTGCCTTATCGTGCACTTCCAGTTGTCAATGATGAAAACAAGCTCATGGGTGTCGTGCGCTCAGAGGCGATGCTTGATGTGGTTGAGGAAGAAGCATCTGAAGATATATTAAAAAGTGCAGGTATGTTATTTTCTGATGCAGAAATTTCAAGAAGTCATGCAGTACTGGAGTCATCAGCTTTTGGGATACTAAAAATACGCTTGCCCTGGCTCATGTTTGGACTTGTTGGTGGACTAATGGCAGGAGTGGTTATTGAAGGATACGAGGAAATTCTCAGTTCTATGATCGCACTTGCTTTTTTTGTTCCGGTGATAATGCATATGGGCGGTAATGTCGGGTCTCAGGCTTCTACGATTTTCATAAGGGGGCTGGCTGTTGGCCATATTAATAATGAAAATTTTATGAAATTTTTACTTTCAGAAATACTTGTTGGGCTCTTTATTGGTGCATTGACTGGCTTGCTTGCTGCAGGAGCAGCTTATATGTGGCAGGGATCCATTGAGTTATCTTACGTTATATTTTTTACCATAGTTAGTGTCTGCTTTCTTGCATCAATTCTTGGATATATAATTCCCTGGATAATAGGTGTACTTGGATTTGATCCAGCAGCAGTGTCAACACCCATGATAACTACAATAAAAGATGTAACTTCACTGCTAATTTATTTTGCAATTGCCATGTTTTTTTTGCAGGGTTTTTGA